Within the Glycine soja cultivar W05 chromosome 3, ASM419377v2, whole genome shotgun sequence genome, the region CTCTTTACCAAAAACGGACTCTTTTAACAACTAAGTAGCACTTCTTTCTCCCCCCTTTTGTTTTAATGGGTGATGGGGTAGAAGACGATGTAGTTTGTCGGCAGCATTATTAATATGGTGCATATCATAAAAACTGTGCAAATGTGTTCTTGCACAACTTGTGCGCAAATCATGTGATAACTCAATTTTCCCACAAAGCGAACCACAGATAGGTAGGTATAACAAGGAAGCATGATGAATGAAAAAGATGGGATATATTTTGGGCGCATGACAAGTTTAAACTCAAGTAAAAATCCTGCTATGCACcagtaaataaatattatcatcTGATGACCTgtgaattaaaatgaaaaataccaTTTTTTCCAGCTAAATCAAAGATAAGGTTAAGTTTTCCCTAGCACATTATCTACATATGTTTATAGTCTGCATTGCATGTAAACTATCAGCTACAGCTTCTGCTCGCTATGTAGTATCGACCTTCCCAACCATTCAGTTTGACATTCACAACTGATTCCAGTGCCTGGTTATCTGCAAGCCAGGAAATGTAGGCAATATCAGACCCAAAGAACTGTGATCGATAACAGTACCGGTAAAAATATAGAGATGATCAAGTAAATAAATAGACAGATTTTTGTTGAAATTCTGACAAAGCTTGTTTATAAAACGGCAGTACAAAAGGCTATATGTATGCTTTTTAACCATCAACAGTCTACAACAGAATAACATTTAGAAtccattaagaaaaaagaagaaaaatagaattgaAGGCCTCCAGAATCAAATTTTACTGTAATGTACTGAAATAAACATTtcaacataaaatttaattcaaacctTGGACAGATAATTAAAAGGAGTAAGAGAGCCTAAAGTTCACCTTAATTTCCACGACACATCAGCTAATGTTCTGGAGATGACTGTCGTTGGTCTGGTGGCTGTGGCCACATTTGTGGTGCCATGTAAGGGTGAGACTGCTGAGCATACATGTTTGGGTCCATCACAGGCTTACCCATTATGACACCAGCAGCTCCAACTTGGGACGGATGCTGAGGCGGCATGTAGCAGTATGGAAGGGCATCAGCAGGCCCTGCAACAGGCATTGTTCCTCTTGGGATTGATGCAAGCACTTCATCTTTCAAGTCCTCACGAGGCACAATGTCAACCAAGAAATCAAAGATGTCAGTCCTTGTGATAGCAGCAGCAATATCATTTTTCTGAAGTGTTCGCCTTTTGTTCTCTTCAGTGTGATTCCAAGAGCGCAGGGTTAACTCTAATATGAACATTTCACATGCCCTTGCAAAAATGACTGGTGCTTCAGCTGATATCATCCTAACATCCTCGTCAGCCTTCATAATCTTCTTGATCCTTGCCAGGGGAAGACTGTGGTTCTTAAAATCAGTAACCTTCTCAATTTCTTGGTACTGGCTTGACCAAAATTGTTGGAGCTGTTGCTGAAGCTGGTGCTGTTGTTGCTGATGAATATGCTGATAAGCAAGTTGATGCTGTCCAAGCTGAGCTCCAGCAGGTTGACCGGTGGATTGAATGGTCCCAACTGATGTCACAACAGACCCCGGTGGCCCAGTTATTTGGCCTGGCTGATATGGGTTAGAACCATATGCTAATTGAGCTCCACTACCAACAACCCCCATAGATGGGTTCTGGCTATGCCCTTGATGATCCATTCTGTTTCAGGTAAAATCAAACAAGACATGAGTGCCTACACTTCACATGCAACCAAAACAACAAATCATGCAATCACTAAAGcaaatttttcattatattagTAAGTATACCATGATTAAACATTGATGCAAACATGGAAGGAATGAAAAAAGGGCCTCTAATGCAGTGCTCTAAAATGACACAAGCTCCATGCGAGAAAGAAACAAGcgtatctttttcttgatttgcACAAAGCATTAAAGCAGGAGACTATTTGCACAAAAGCACTAAAGCACTAAAGCAGGCGGCTATTTGCAAAAAGCATTAAAGCAGGCAACTTTGGTGCCTAGAAACACCCATATGAAAGCAACACGCGTGGCACAACCAATAGTTCAGAAAGCATACTGAATCAAATTTGATCAACAAAAATACAGGACAACCACCCAATTCAACTAAAGGATCTCATGGTTCACATAAGAAATAAATCTATTAAGAAATTTATGGCACAAAATAACATCCATCATCAGGATTTCCGGGGATTTTAACCGCATGCCTATTTTAACAAggattcataaaaaaaaggagCAGCTTTTAATTTCTCTGTTTTCTAACaattaagataaaagagaattcTTCAGCTCCAAAACATGTCAGTTTCACATATGCGAAAATTTGCACAAGAAAATCAACCAAAGGAACCACAAAGATAGAGGGAAAAAAAAGCAACAGCAAATAGAATTATGGGTGGCAATGAAAATTATCCCCCAAATTATATAATAAGGGATGAACAAAAGCATGAAGGCCACGTTACAGTAATAAACCTACAAAAATGCAGATGCATGAACAAAATCGCATATACATATGCACGGGTAGAGCAAGAGTTGTTACTAGTTACCTTCCCTAAAAGATGACGCTGCGCTCCGCAAACACTGAGAATCCAGAACCTGAGAAGGGATCAAATGGgggaaaaagagaaacaaaaaaaatgatcagAAATTATATTTGATTCAAAGATCTATAGTATGAGAATTGTGCTGGGTCGGGCACAAGAAGCAGTTTTTTTCAAGTGTGAAAGATCCCAAAGTTTAGAGCAGACAAAATTTAGGGtttcagaagaaaaataagaaaacaaaagaagcaGAGCAGAGCAGAGCTGTCGTGAGGATTGAcgatgtttttctttggaacGAACCTCAGACAGCGAAGTGCTAGAACAAAAGCTGTGTGATCGATTCTGACTAACATTGTCGGACCTAACTcttatattaagtttttttcCATCTTTTCTCAATGACGAATTTACCCTTCTCATATTCCTCAACCCCAATGTGACATTCCTTCCTCTTGagattatataaatttagatcTTCCAAGTTACTAGTTAAAGTCATATACGTCATCacaaaaaacttatattatgttagttttttattctttaaagtgTCAATGTATTgctttctaaaaatattatattaatttttcaagaTTTAAAccattattatattgtttttattgaaaattgaatGATTGATACCAAATCACTACCTTATGAACAACTTATATAACTATCAAAATACCaaatctttataatattaattttaattagaacataacgatagtataattttttacattgtcaTCTTTTTGTATTATTATGAACTTTTGATCTCCTGATCGAAAGTAAAACAGTTTATTTTGTAAATCACTACCTTATAAACTATTTTGACCAATTTATAAGTTAGTTGAACTAAAACTAGATCAATATCTTATTTTTGgagtatttttttagtctttaaatttaaagttatttttttctttaaattcgtaaatataatttttttagttcctctGTAGTGTGAATCAAAGAAGGAATAAaagatttataatttgtaacattttttagtatcaaaatttatttttctaatttatattttaaagtataattttctaacaattaaaaattgtcaGAAGAATCAagtgaatagaaaaaaattaaagtgttttttttaaaaagtgattaatggttttttaatttttttattaggttgATTATGATAATCTTTAACTGTTAGAATattatactttaaaatataaaatataaaattaaatttggacagTAAAATATTGGcacaaattatgaatttttttattttttttttgtttgactcACATGGTGTAGaatgattaaaaagaatattttacatatttcaaaaactaaaaaaaaaactttaaatttaaaggactaaaaaatgagtcaaatttaaataactaaaaatatatttaaaccttaaaaaattacaattctaTATGAAAAGTAATGAATGagttaaaaaagtaaaactgttaatccttttttattttgcgTGAGTCCTTTTATTTTGGGTGGGAAAAAAAGGTGATAGTGTTAGGCAATCCAACGAACAATTGATTGCTCCCACattctttaatttcttaaagatttaactaaattattttctaaaaaaatattagttgattttttttttaaaaaaaggaaggatACCAATAAAAGAAGTATTATTTAATCTtgtactttttttccttttacaaaaacccattttatttttttgttgtttgtgaacTTGAATAGATGGATGGTAATTTATTTATGTGAAATTTGTGCGAGTGGCATCATTCTAAGGGCAATATATTGCCCTTTCGCTGAAACAGAACCATTGAACAAGTCAGTGAAGATATGATTATAGGTAGTGTTTTTCAACTCCCAAAGGTCAAGAGACCAAAAACAGAGGAAGCCCTTTCCAAGATAGCAAACAAGATACGAAGCTAGTGGCATAGGTCTCTCCCCTCCCACCCCAAAACCCTTTCCCCTACTTTTTACCCTATTCAGTGTGGACTTTTTATACCCATCATGAACTTTTATTGGCAAACAATTATTCGAACCTCACTTGCAATGGCTAGGGTGCCACGTTTCCAACATTCATCTAGCAGCCACTTTGGTAGAAAGATTTGAAgttctttttcaaataaataaacaaataatgagTATGAAGAAATACTTTCCATTTAGACGTCAGAttaaattactaattataaCGAGAAATTACTTGAAAAGTTGAGTCTCGTCTTATAAGGAAAGATTCATTAAACTCTGCGAATTGAGCCACGCGTATAGGTTAAAACGACCTTTTACGTAGTGGCTTAATAGAAATCTTGACTAGCATTTAATTGAGGGCTCTAAGGTTATTCTAAAGAATTAGTTttctttctataaaaaaaagtaattggtTTTGTCGCTTAAATTACCCTTTATTTAGAATAGGAGATGCTGGAGAAACAGAATAGGgaagataaaaacaaacatttcaaaaaatatacatatatcttCGAATTTTTCTCTCCAcatttagaaaataatgttaaaactGAGGTAAGCTTTGCAAATTTATAATCAcaccttaaaatttatttgtgtaaatagtcattttcgtTCTTATGTATAAAGTATTAACAAAGTGAAAAAAGTAAGACAATTTTATccattcattaaattttttttttaagttgagacaggtcaattttttttttccggtgGGGGGGGAGATGGCGCATGTACATGTGAGTGTTGGGAaagtattcttttttttctttttcagatcTTAAAAGCTACattttatctcaaaataaatGTCCGGTTTGGTAGACCAGAGAGAAATAAGGAACTAGCAATTTCAGTTAGCAAGGGATTTTTACTTGATATGCCATGTAGAGAGGAAGACTAAGGAAGCTAACAAGACTAAGCAACTTAAAAGTACAATTAAGCTAATCATATTTTAGCCCATTTAAAACTACTCATCCTATCACATATATGACATgccaaaacattttttattactgATTAAAAGTCCATTCAATACAACTAACAGTCAATCTCACCTTAGGtaccaaaccaaaaaaaaaaacaactaagtAAGAGTAGTAAAAGAATTGTGAACAAAAAATCAGTCAGCAGAAGCGGTAATAAATCTGTAAGCATTGCATTGGGACGATTCCGGACTGCTTTGGACTGTAAAACAATACAGTATAATAAATTCCTGTGATCAGGACCAAACTAAAAATTTCTATCTACCCAAACCCAATGGAGAAACcgaaaagaaaaactcttcaTGACCATACGCTATGTCGTCAATTTACTATAGGTGTTGAATTCTTCCTTCAATAATGCCATTTATGTGGATTTTTAATGGTTGGGTTTGATtaggaatataaatataaaaatctacCTAAAAGCAATCACCCTGAAAACATGGCTATTACTAAACTCACTGCCGTAAAAGCAACATAGATGCCTACCAGACAGAAGCCCCAAAACCTAGGCACTCTGAATCTGCACCAAGTGATCACCAAGAGAGACCCCATAAGGCTTAAAAGAAGGAATACAAATGCAATCACGATACCAACGTGGAAATTAAGCTGATATGCTCTAGGATATATATTGGCCGTCTGTATGACCAAAGCAGTTCCAAGGCCAACAAGCATGTTAAACATTGGTCCTGCAAAGCATCCCGCCATTGCCATAGCTGGATGACCGGCTTTAGCAACTGCAACATCTGCAACAAGATCTCCCACTGAATTTCCCCACGCCAGCACTGTGAGACCCAGGAGTGCTGGCGGCAGTTCAAGAAGCACACCTATAGCTTCTAGGCAGTTCACCAGCTCTCCGGCTGTAGTAGATATCCAAAACACACTCATCACAAATGCCACGATGACCACAGGCATATGCTCTGTCTTGGGGGGTTCTTTTTCCATTACATAGTGAAAAAGTGCAAGAGAGAAACTTGTCATGAGCACTACTGACCAGAGGGGGACGTGAGAGTTGGGGAGGAGGAAAACTATGGGATGATTAAATGGCATGAATGAGTTGCAGGCATACAAGAGGGCTAGCGGACAGAGTGCAATATTGGCCGATGCATAAAATCTACTCCATTGTGAAGGTGCTGGTTGAGGGATTGTCAATCTCAGGAGAGTTTTGACAGGAAGCTCCCATGTTTTAGAAATCTGTGTGTGCAGAGCAGGAGATAAAAAGTCAGAAAAATCTCAAAGTACAGTAATATTCAACTATATTGTAAAGAACTAGAAACCTATCCAAGTAATGCATACAATTGCCCATATTGTTTTTTACACAAGAATGATTGGCTACATTGTAgtgaatcatttttttaagagttaTGTGAAATATTattgaacaaaattaaatagttattatcaaataaaaggAATGATCATGTCTTTCACAACAACTGTTAATCTAATTTATCTTTcaagaatcaaataaaaaaataaaaaataattttgatcttATATCAAAATCTTGAAATGTTTCTGGCTACACTTGACTCAATGTTTACCAACAAAGGGATCAATTGCCTATCCCCCACCCCCCTTTGTGGATggttaaaaggaaaaaaggattAGCAGGTTAAGCTCATCAATGTTTAATAACAAAGGCATCAATCTTGTTAAGCCCACCAATATTGGATCACTTTCATTCTTTTCAGTGATGTACACTCTCAAGAAACCATTCCATCATCCCCAGTGCATTTTGGAAGTAGTCAGTCACCATGTGAAGGTATCCTGTGCcgatttattaaattttgaccAGTTTTCTTGTTGTCATATTTATTACTTAGTTATTATTAAGACAAAACCATATCACTCTGTCAAAAATACAACCTACTTTGCAAAATTATGAACACCTATAGTTTTCCTTatcttgtattttaaaaattcacataagCTTTCATTTGTATCTCGTTTCCTTCCAAATTCAGAAACATAACATGTTACCAAAACTGATTAtataaaaacatgaaaagtGGCAAACAATGCTTTACATTTGAGTATTCTGACGATGAAAAAAAGTAAGTCACAGCATCTTACAGATATAAAACGTGTTAGGCAGTCCAATTTTAACCAAGCTCACAGTTATTAGATCAAAGATGAAAACCAGAATGCaagaataaaagataaatttctgTTCCAATCCATTTCtcttttgaatttcaattcatctCCAGAAGctttaataataaagtaattCCGCGACATGCTAGGATTGAGAaaaatgaagatcatgtaagtaGTAAGTAATTGGAAACTACGACAACAGACATACCAATCGAATAGCTCCACGCAATCCAGAAGAAGCGCGTTTCTCTCCCACGGAAGATTCGGAAACCTTGACATCGTCGGAATCAGGTTCCTTCTGTCCCTCGAGATCCTCGGAACTCTTCTCTCTGCGATCCGCCATCCCCAAATCCATGTAAAACACAAATCCGACGAAGAACAAGTAAAATCCAACGAATCCGACGGCCTGCCAGAGGAAAATCTCGGCGCTGAGGTACACATAGAAGAGGAACATTGCGGCGGTCAAGTAGAAGAGCACGTCTCTAACGAAGGGCGCGGGATCGACGGAAAACGGAGCAGCGTAGATGGCGACGAAGCCGACGACGAGGGCGGAGACGAAGGCGCCGGCGGAGAGAATGGCGCCGAAGCCGGTGCGGTACTGACCGGCGCGGAGGGCGGCGAGGGAAGAAAAGACGTCGGGGGCGCCGTTGCCGAGGGAGAGGAGCGTGACGGCGGCCATGCTGGGGGAGAGGTTGAGGTGCGAGGCGAGCTTTGTGGTGACGAGGGAGAAGTGGTGCTGCGCGGTGGTGATGAGGATGTAGAagtggaggaggaggaagagcgAGAGGGAGGGGATTGAGAAAGAGGAAGTTTGGGGGAAGATGCAGTGGTAGTTGAGAAGGCCATTGGATTCGTTGGAGCAAGACGATGAAGTGGTGAGGAGAAGTGACCTACGTGATGGTGAAGGAGGAGGGTTTagggagaagaagatgagagcgatgatgacgatgatgatgatgatgaaggagGATGCCACTGCCATTCCTGTTTGTCTCTGCTTCCGCCATCACAATCATCAACCTCGCCTTCTCCTCTCCATTTCCATTTCCGCGTTCCTTCCTTCTTTAATTTAACAACAACTCTAATCTGTTTAATGAACCCCTTTTATAATCAAAATTGTGTTAAAACATTATATTGCAACTATAGCTATccactttatttcattttgccaaGAAATCGTGTCAATTATTTATCTCAAATTACTTATGATTCTTCTTAAAcatgattattttctttttcattgaaTGTTATTAATTATCTAACTCGAACAACAAACAGATTATGGtgtcaagaattttttttaatagttactTACTCCTACTTAAACCCATTATCCCTAAGAACTATGtgaattcatcttttttttttatatgcattaCCGCAATCAACAAATccaaatcatttaataaaattccgacaattcagattttatttcaacttaaaatatactttaaattttgaatcaCACAATTTTCATATAATTCTAATATAAAGACTACGTTAATATGTGAATTCGGTAACTGCTCCAAATCCATTTCTGTGCTTGATAGTGGTGTTTGGTAGAAAAACAGGTGAACTTTGTTCCAAGTTTAATAATATATtggtgaaaaataaaagatcgggacataacattaaaaaagcatttacatttcaaaactaaaaaacgAAACAAagatgttattaaaaaaaaaaaaaaaacaaagaagtaCAATTGCATTATGAAATTTCGTCTCTGTGGCAAAAAAAATACCTCAGTTGCTACCTAATACCGTAATACGGGATAAAGctgttgttttcttcttccaggTGCAGAGAGGCacgtttttttttctatgtttTGGTACTAGAGACGTCGCTTTTAATTACAAGAAAAGTGAGTGATTATTTCAAACTTTTCCCGGCAAACACTGTCCAAGTATTTTCAACAGTTAAAGGAGGGTTCAATTTAGCATAAATACGTTTTCTCCAGAGGAATTAAAAAAGTTCAGACTAACGCAAGAGACAATTCAAAACCACAAGCAAACTTCGGATGTTCAAGTATTCCATCAAGAGCTATTGATTTCACTTTCCAAAACACAAATTCCCTTCCTCTTTCTAGTTCTTTGAACTAACCTTCTATATCCGTTATAGGAAAGGTTAAAGTTACAGCAAAAAACTTAACATGACGAGCATCATCTATATTCCTCAGGCAATCGGTAACCTGGCATGACTATTTTATCAGCAAACATTTTGCCACTCTTTGGCATAACATGCCAATGCATAGTCAGGTTATACTCTTTGCCCTGCAAATTGCTCCCCTggacatgaaaaaaatataaaaattaaggcCTAAAGAAATCTGAAGCAAATCATATTAGTCACAAAGTCCTCTGAGAGTTGTATACCTGGTCAATGAAGCGGTATTTATTTGATGTATGAATCCAAAACTTCGCATGCTCTTTAGAGGGAATGATACCATCCCACAGGGATATCTgtaaaatgacatttcaagaACCTAAGCAACATACAAGACACAACATATACCAAAGATGGAAGAGATGCAGCATAATATGCAAAGGCACAGCTATCTGAGTGATATGAATAGTGTAAAAAAACTCTGAACCCACAACCCATGAAAATTCAAGATCCACTAACACACTATTACTATGGCTTCCTTTTATTATTTCCTTTATAAAAAGGAGCTGGCAaacttaaaattgaaatgtttatatttcaaaatttaatgcaaACAAACTAATCAATTCATACCTGATTCAAGGAATTCTTAGGAGTTTCATACTCAGCagctagaaaaacaaaaacctgCAACCATACAAAATGACACAAAGCTAAGTCCCAGGAAAGCACTGAAATTTCTAGCTTCCAAACAGTTTAGAAAAATTGACTAGAAATAAGGATCTCATGGGTATGTTATATGAGGCAGCTTCAACATTTCCATGGTAGTGAAATGAAACAAGATATAACAATAGGtaaggaaatttaaaattatggaaCGCATTATGATGGGAGACATAGAAGAGCAAACAAACACACATTTGTTTTGGATTATTTTCaagaaatagtaatttttttctccaaaagcTCTCTCCAAGAGTTAAGGAAAAAAAGCAATTATTTCATTCTTCCCTGTCCTACCAAGAGCATCCATACTTTTCAGAGGCAAAGGGGGAGAAGACAAAGatgattataataaaaaatccaaattaAAGTCAAGAACCTGTTTTGTGTTCCATGTGAAAAGGGACTGCAAATCTGCAGATATATTCAGTGTCATGCTGAcctgcaagaaaagaaaggCTTCCAATTCAGACTAAATAATGAATAAAGATGACATTttgatagaagagaaaaggattaCAACAAGCTGATTTTTGACAAAATATGATATTCACAACATAGTATCATATGCAGTTTTCAGAGCATGAACAGAAAAATATGAGCATGAAACATGAATACAGTATATAATTTGGTAAACTTGATGTTCTTCTAAGCAAATAGcaaaaatacaattataaattttaccatGTTAGGCTAGTTTAAAATTCCTTTATATGGACTAGAACCATCATGATGTTTCTGATTATTTCTCTCTATGTTCTTGACTAAGTTTCAAGCACACATAAATATCACTTGTATGCAATCCATCAAGTATATGAAATAATTACATTGAAAAATCTATAAAATCAGCATAGATTTGGAAACTTAATAATAGTTCTTCACCAAGTACACATTTATTTTGCAGAACCACAGAAACATGGGTTAAAAAGAAGAATTTGTCAACTAAACCAGCAATCCCAATTTCAGTTTGGACAAGGCATTGATACCGTTACCTAATATTTATACTCTTGAATATAAGTATCCTAagatttagaaattttatttgaCCCTATCCATCATCATGATCACATATGTTAAACATTTCACTATCCCAGCAGTTGTACAAACAAAAGTCACTATCTTAAGTTTCTACACATCTTTTACCAATCCATAACATTTGGCTCATTTAGGAGAGAGAGAAACTTCAGGGATTTAATGAGGAAAGATGCAACTAGTAGCATCTTTTGGTAAAACCCTCCTACAAACAGTATGAACCAAGATTGATTTATGAGCTAGAGGACtacatacatgaaaatacaatccTTGAAgcgaaaaataatttattcaatttttacaaGGTTCTGTTCTTGTCATTTTTTCATTACATAATGCTGAAAGACAATGACTACAAATATTCATTTGTTCAGCATTACTTTGAGAAGAGATTTGATAAAGGGAAAGAAGCTATTCGAGCTATAGACAcactacaaaaatttaaacaagtCAAGCTTTTGCCTCAATTACAAAAATGAGATAAGCTTGagcatgtcttttttttttttttttttacaaatactaAGCACCTTTGATCTGTGCAATTCATTTACTAGTTCTCTTTATCTCATTTGTGTTTGCTTGTTCAGACTCTAGCCTATGTGACATAACAATCTACTGATAGAAAGTATCCTCTACACCATGTTTTAACTATATTTACTTGTAAGCCGCAACCAAGGATCATTCAATGATAATTTTGTCATGTTTAAGCATTGAAGGCTGGGTTAATTGGATGTTTCCTACATCCAAAACCTATACCAACTGCAATGCAACAACTTAAGTTGCTTGTTACATGAGATGATAACCTTAAACCTAAAATTGAAGAATAAACACGGTGGGTTGCTCAGCAATGGTGTTCGGATGGCGAAGGGGATGTGTGATTCAGACTTGTGCCTGATGTGTGGGGTTGCAGCGGAATCTCCTATGCATCAACATCGATACTTAGTTAGTAAACCACTCGAAGATAAAACGGAAACAAATACCATCGGTGATATAATTGAGTTTAATTTAGATACAATGTCAACTGTtaagatttttagggttttactagtcaaccaattaaaaatcacCCAAAGCATTTACAGAagtcaacaaaattaaatttgatggcaatCCATGATATAATGAAAAGCAACAAAAATTCTAAGGTTTACACACGATCCTAAATCTGAAGGAGATTGGAGACTGAAAGCGAATAAGAAAAAGTCCTGCAAGACCCATGAACGAAACAGGATGTTGTGTTTGACTaggaaaagaaacaaacagGAATTACCTCGTCATTGCCATTGGGCTGTTTCTGAAACCAGTTGATGTTCAACACCTACATCCGGAAAACAAAGCACagagagtaaaaataaaaaataaaaaaagggggtGAAAGATTGATCAAATTGCAGATCCGTAAAGGTGAAATGATAAAGAGAAAAGAGGGACCTGGACTTGTGCAGAGGGAGTGGGGGTGTTGAAGTTGTCGGATACAGAGGCCATGGCGCACATAAGAGCCAAAATGGTGACGGCAAAGGTTAGCAACGCATTGGCTCTGTAGCCGAATGAATGCATTGTGaggatttcttttcttctacgACTGCGCTCTCTGTGTTTGATCaaaagaatgagagagaaagagagagactaGTAGACTCAATTAAGcagacaagaaaacaaaaacgcTCTCTCATTAGATCGAACACGCACTCGATGGAACCACGTAAGAAATCTTCTGTCCCCACCAATTATAGAGTGCCACGTCAATCATATATTCCACGTCACCCTACTGTCGAATCTAACGGATGAGTAACAATGTTTAGCTTGGGAACAAAAGATTTTTGGTAAGTGTCCTACATTTGGCTTTCtaaatcattttcttaaaaatttaaatagataAGAGTAAATTATAGGGTctcttgagattttttttaatagaatgaATCTCTtgagatttttatattattcccGATATTTATTCCTTCACTCGCACTATTGTAGACGTCTTTATTTGAGGAATAATGTTTTAAGTCCCACAAatataagagataaaaaattatttcacctTTATTATGaagtgataaaataataaataaaatttaattttaattttaattttatttga harbors:
- the LOC114407622 gene encoding signal peptidase complex subunit 3B-like codes for the protein MHSFGYRANALLTFAVTILALMCAMASVSDNFNTPTPSAQVQVLNINWFQKQPNGNDEVSMTLNISADLQSLFTWNTKQVFVFLAAEYETPKNSLNQISLWDGIIPSKEHAKFWIHTSNKYRFIDQGSNLQGKEYNLTMHWHVMPKSGKMFADKIVMPGYRLPEEYR
- the LOC114407620 gene encoding nuclear transcription factor Y subunit C-3-like codes for the protein MDHQGHSQNPSMGVVGSGAQLAYGSNPYQPGQITGPPGSVVTSVGTIQSTGQPAGAQLGQHQLAYQHIHQQQQHQLQQQLQQFWSSQYQEIEKVTDFKNHSLPLARIKKIMKADEDVRMISAEAPVIFARACEMFILELTLRSWNHTEENKRRTLQKNDIAAAITRTDIFDFLVDIVPREDLKDEVLASIPRGTMPVAGPADALPYCYMPPQHPSQVGAAGVIMGKPVMDPNMYAQQSHPYMAPQMWPQPPDQRQSSPEH
- the LOC114407621 gene encoding cation/calcium exchanger 5; protein product: MAVASSFIIIIIVIIALIFFSLNPPPSPSRRSLLLTTSSSCSNESNGLLNYHCIFPQTSSFSIPSLSLFLLLHFYILITTAQHHFSLVTTKLASHLNLSPSMAAVTLLSLGNGAPDVFSSLAALRAGQYRTGFGAILSAGAFVSALVVGFVAIYAAPFSVDPAPFVRDVLFYLTAAMFLFYVYLSAEIFLWQAVGFVGFYLFFVGFVFYMDLGMADRREKSSEDLEGQKEPDSDDVKVSESSVGEKRASSGLRGAIRLISKTWELPVKTLLRLTIPQPAPSQWSRFYASANIALCPLALLYACNSFMPFNHPIVFLLPNSHVPLWSVVLMTSFSLALFHYVMEKEPPKTEHMPVVIVAFVMSVFWISTTAGELVNCLEAIGVLLELPPALLGLTVLAWGNSVGDLVADVAVAKAGHPAMAMAGCFAGPMFNMLVGLGTALVIQTANIYPRAYQLNFHVGIVIAFVFLLLSLMGSLLVITWCRFRVPRFWGFCLVGIYVAFTAVSLVIAMFSG